One Phaseolus vulgaris cultivar G19833 chromosome 2, P. vulgaris v2.0, whole genome shotgun sequence DNA window includes the following coding sequences:
- the LOC137809876 gene encoding uncharacterized protein yields the protein MKVSSFFWNVRGLGNHKPVEMLISLLKLHKPLLVFLAEPMVPYIDAFEVIFKSVNMHLVATSPIVNKAAKLWCLSVPNLVRNFLVNEQFISVTCHLHDKCFSFAGVYGATTYVARRVLWRDLSSFIGSWCIMGDFNVVLSADDCKGGVAPNQVSCNEFLDWINTNDLSCMPFTGTCYTWCNGRRGLHRIHRKLDRALCNEVCLDEWDSCTYQVLVKNCYDHSPILTSLASNSLKKVSNFRFFSMWLQDASCMKLIRDSWANKGLLLGLQQTLETASMSDIDGLLY from the exons ATGAaagtctcttcatttttctggaATGTTAGAGGATTGGGAAACCACAAACCTGTGGAGATGTTGATTAGTTTACTCAAACTACACAAACCtcttctggtttttcttgctgaacCTATGGTGCCGTACATTGATGCTTTTGAAGTCattttcaaatctgttaatatgcatttggtggctacgtctcctattgttaataaagctgcgaagctttggtgtttgtcggttcctAATTTGGTTCGAAATTTCTTGGTAAATGAACAATTTATTTCTGTAACTTGTCATTTGCATGATAAATGTTTTAGttttgcaggtgtttatggtgctacCACATACGTGGCTAGACGGgttttgtggagggatcttagttccTTCATAGGGTCTTGGTGTATTATGGgtgattttaatgttgtgctctCAGCCGATGACTGTAAAGGAggggtggctcctaatcaggtttcttgcaatgaattccttgattggattaatactaatgatctttcttgtatgccttttactggTACTTGctatacttggtgtaatggaaGGAGAGGGCTCCATAGAATTCATAGAAAATTGGATAGGGCGTTATGTAACGAAGTGTGTTTGGATGAATGggattcttgtacttatcaggttcttgttaaaaattgttatgatcattcccctattcttactagtcttgctagtaattctttgaagaaggttagcaattttcgtttcttttctatgtggcttcaaGACGCTTCATGTATGAAGCTTATTCGtgattcttgggctaataag GGTCTTTTGCTTGGTCTTCAACAAACCTTAGAGACTGCTAGTATGTCTGATATTGATGGACTTCTCTATTAA
- the LOC137810406 gene encoding tryptophan synthase beta chain 1-like, giving the protein MASKLQGALVSCHSRTSKFVDQKERAASVVAQAVVTHQTKLPQFTVTYVPPPPPSIDNKPFETHHHVKNPSTSTSGKFGRFGGKFVPETIVACLSQLEAEFKNAISDDAFQAELAEALRDYAGRETPLYHAERLSEYYKSRNNGKGPDIYLKREDLNHGGSHKMNNALAQAMIAKRMGCKSVVTATGSGQHGLATAAACAKLALECTVFMSNKDIDRQYSNVRLMKLLGAQVEAVEGGFRDAASDAFRCWVGDLEEKYHLTGSAVGPHPCPSMVREFQSVIGKETRMQALEKWGGKPDVLVACVGTGSNALGLFHEFVGDEDVRMIGVEGGGLGLESGKHSSTLTKGEVGVYHGAISYLLQDHHGQVLHPHSIAAGMEYPGVGPELSFLKETGRAEFCAATDEEALDAYQKLCKLEGIFPSLEAAHALGILDKLAPTLCDGTKVVVNCSGRGDKDAAIVFERRLLDK; this is encoded by the exons ATGGCTTCCAAACTGCAAGGGGCACTCGTTAGCTGCCATTCCAGAACTTCCAAGTTCGTAGATCAGAAAGAACGCGCCGCCTCCGTGGTGGCTCAAGCGGTGGTCACTCACCAAACTAAGCTCCCTCAGTTCACCGTTACCTACGTTCCCCCTCCACCACCTTCCATAGACAATAAGCCTTTCGAAACTCACCACCACGTGAAAAACCCTTCCACCTCTACTTCTGGAAAGTTCGGTAGGTTTGGAGGGAAATTTGTGCCTGAAACAATTGTAGCGTGTTTGAGCCAGCTTGAAGCTGAGTTCAAAAACGCCATCTCCGATGATGCTTTTCag GCGGAGCTGGCGGAGGCTTTGAGAGACTATGCTGGGAGAGAGACGCCGCTGTATCACGCGGAGCGGTTGTCGGAGTATTATAAGAGCAGAAACAATGGGAAAGGGCCTGATATATACTTAAAGAGAGAGGATCTGAACCACGGTGGCTCTCACAAGATGAACAACGCTCTTGCGCAAGCCATGATCGCTAAACGCATGGGCTGCAAAAGCGTGGTCACCGCCACTGGCTCTGGACAACACGGCCTTGCAACAGCTGCAGCATGCGCAAAACTTGCTTTGGAGTGCACGGTTTTCATGTCCAACAAAGACATCGACAGACAGTATTCAAATGTGCGGTTGATGAAGCTGTTAGGAGCTCAG GTTGAAGCAGTTGAGGGAGGGTTCAGAGATGCAGCATCAGATGCGTTTCGGTGTTGGGTGGGGGATTTGGAAGAGAAATACCACTTGACGGGTTCAGCGGTGGGGCCACACCCATGTCCGAGCATGGTTCGGGAGTTTCAGTCGGTGATAGGGAAAGAAACGAGGATGCAAGCGTTGGAGAAATGGGGAGGGAAGCCAGATGTTCTGGTGGCTTGCGTGGGGACGGGGTCAAACGCTTTGGGTCTGTTTCACGAGTTCGTCGGAGACGAAGATGTAAGGATGATCGGAGTTGAAGGTGGAGGTTTGGGACTAGAAAGTGGAAAACATTCTTCAACGTTGACCAAAGGAGAAGTGGGTGTTTACCACGGCGCCATCAGCTACTTACTACAGGACCACCATGGCCAAGTTCTTCATCCACATTCCATCGCCGCTGG AATGGAGTATCCAGGAGTTGGTCCAGAGTTAAGCTTTCTGAAAGAAACTGGGCGTGCTGAATTCTGTGCTGCAACTGACGAAGAAGCTCTTGATG CTTACCAAAAATTATGCAAATTAGAGGGCATATTTCCATCCCTGGAGGCTGCACATGCATTGGGTATCTTGGACAAATTGGCTCCGACACTATGCGACGGAACTAAGGTTGTTGTGAATTGCAGTGGTCGTGGAGATAAGGATGCAGCTATAGTCTTCGAACGCAGACTCTTAgacaaataa